A stretch of the Bradyrhizobium arachidis genome encodes the following:
- a CDS encoding GlsB/YeaQ/YmgE family stress response membrane protein, which produces MGVLWTIIVGFVVGVIAKFIMPGDKSEPKGFILTAVLGIVGAFVATYLGQSVGWYTAGESAGFIASIVGAIILLFVYGLIISRQGRA; this is translated from the coding sequence ATGGGTGTCCTTTGGACGATCATCGTCGGCTTCGTGGTTGGAGTAATTGCCAAGTTCATTATGCCCGGCGACAAATCTGAGCCAAAGGGCTTTATCCTGACGGCTGTTTTGGGAATCGTCGGCGCGTTCGTTGCAACCTACCTTGGCCAATCTGTGGGATGGTATACGGCCGGAGAAAGCGCTGGTTTCATAGCTAGCATAGTCGGCGCAATAATCCTGCTCTTTGTCTATGGGTTGATCATCAGTCGCCAAGGGCGCGCCTAA